A genomic region of Falco rusticolus isolate bFalRus1 chromosome 20, bFalRus1.pri, whole genome shotgun sequence contains the following coding sequences:
- the LOC119140324 gene encoding sodium-dependent phosphate transporter 1-like: PPHRPQLPGQPRAVRPCRGRAVPPCPHWGPGLGPCSRSGGVRLRVLPWRCGGAGRWALAVGRFLPPWSPGATQLPISRGAGSHGGRVALAPAAGTRQVGGRAVAVGSGVVTLRQACILASIFETLGSVLLGAKVSETIRKGLIDVEMYNSTQQLLMAGSISAMFGSAVWQLVASFLRLPISGTHCIVGATIGFSLVAKGQEGVKWSELLKSQWDVIVPLSLVLSWFVSPLLSGIMSAILFLSGGSSSV; the protein is encoded by the exons CCACCCCACCGGCCCCAGCTTCCAGGGCAGCCGAGGGCAGTTCGGCCGTGCCGGGGACGTGCTGTCCCACCCTGCCCGCACTGGGGCCCCGGCCTGGGGCCCTGCAGCCGCTCAGGGGGCGTTCGGCTCCGTGTTCTGCCGTGGAGgtgcgggggggcggggcgctgGGCGCTGGCTGTGGGCCGCTTCCTGCCTCCTTGGTCCCCCGGTGCCACCCAGCTCCCCATCAGCCGTGGGGCCGGGAGTCACGGTGGGCGGGTGGCACTGGCACCGGCTGCTGGCACAAGGCAGGTGGGTGGCCGTGCCGTCGCAGTGGGCTCGGGGGTTGTGACCCTCCGGCAAGCCTGCATCCTCGCCAGCATCTTTGAGACGCTGGGCTCCGTCCTCCTGGGAGCCAAAGTCAGTGAGACCATCCGGAAGGGACTGATTGATGTGGAGATGTACAactccacacagcagctgctgatggcGGGTTCGATCAGTGCCATGTTTG gatCTGCTGTGTGGCAGCTAGTGGCTTCGTTCTTGAGGCTCCCCATTTCAGGTACCCACTGCATTGTTGGAGCAACCATTGGCTTTTCACTGGTGGCCAAAGGGCAAGAAGGTGTCAAGTGGTCCGAGCTGCTAAAATCG CAGTGGGATGTGATTGTGCCTCTCTCCCTAGTGTTGTCCTGGTTCGTCTCGCCCCTCCTTTCAGGCATCATGTCTGCCATCCTCTTCTTGTCCGGAGGTTCATCCTCCGTAAG